One genomic region from Drosophila busckii strain San Diego stock center, stock number 13000-0081.31 chromosome 3R, ASM1175060v1, whole genome shotgun sequence encodes:
- the LOC108604077 gene encoding nuclear pore complex protein Nup98-Nup96 produces the protein MFGGTKPTFGAGAGTTGFGSFSSTPTATPFGQSAFGKPATPAFGGTSAFGAPAAQTSLFGNTAPTTQPTGGLFGGTTGTSAFGSSITQPNTFGAFSQPQQSSNIFGTTQAAPNTNLFAQPATSAFGAAKPTTLGMSGFGQTATAQPTTSLFGQQAAVTSSAGFGAFGQAAPTTTSVFGSGAASAFGQPQSLPVGATGVVGVAGGVNAGTSVVKYQPTIGTDTLMKGGQPNNVNTKHHCITAMKEYELKSLEELRIEDYVSNRKGPQAGSAPGAFGFGSPATATQPATGGLFGSPAQPQQPGAGLFGQAAAENKSLFGTSAFGQPATGSAFGAPAQQNNFMQKPFGATTTSAFGAPTNDASNPFGAKPVGFGQPGGGLFGQPATSAAPAFGQTNTGFGGFGSTAAAPQQQTSLFGQTNATDPNKPAFGLGAAVSQPNTGFGGFGAPATSTAGGLFGAKPVAATNFGATPAFGAASTANTGFGNFSMTNTNPGTGGLFNSNLNKPPTSAFGGFGAPSSAPLNFNTGNTGGSIFSNAAKPGGGLFGGGGATTLGGGAGTTIGGGLFGGSTTAGAFGTGTSTLGAGFGSLGGGHNALGGMGLTATPTQGQTVVPIHQQILSKVTSPYGDSPIFKDLKRNENVDATRATNPAAQQAVLEMNSNQFKVNNKVSPVGVRVKALGNSKNRKAMFDGLEELDASVEGFNLKPNAKRLVIKPKISGESINGSTNLTGQTSAARLGRESFTGAIPNEPATSGSPIVSSSNARADVDSSRRESWLHPNNLAKVRQHNLQSGIDQASSPLNSTLTELVPRKAIETYRTGAPARLSVSTIPENPFEDQGSVIARRDTFASEPANESTLSNRSQDQDAHLAIEPANASTANAAAEADDDTESEPHPTGIVLRRVGYYTIPSMDDLKSYLAEDGSCVVPDFTIGRQGYGNVYYGKQMDVAGLKLDEIVHFRNKEVIIYPDDDNKPPIGSGLNREAQVTLDQVWPLDKTKHEAIKDAQRLLEMDWEGKLRRVCDKNETRFIEYRPETGSWVFRVKHFSKYGLNDSDEDDDNLPADPKKAKILPTNAADKMFLTAQRQAPKTHEDSLRSMDAKASNRAMDNSTEYMLMDKTRFFQAGSGTDFSMFDAPRTVTSPTAALAREVVGNEPHKLQLMKSSFFVEDNDRDDGFDPRPVMPQQMPLFNQDPNLWKDLGASETSSEYVRPRSSSASVNSILRELQSETSSLAEETVKPSEKTTQVLAVDGHKAMNFIVKPKVATLKVFAATVPLMRSIAHSLSDRWMADLGFYKSRGFKLNFGPRNTIIVPNTLNNLRTLHEGTGASTALVFKPRAENDFSPQRLQLMQLNAVNAYANFHESIVPHLEVHLSGCESIKVEGSECPWLHAGDGTQLVAKHLAEAVRQTSTGMMASYSVSVWSLMFALWGEHDEIVDRDSDSHFVVMCRRNLLSEWLENTLVSKELLTKKINTNSYLSHMLDLLSCHRVTEACELAFKYDDANLALILAQLGSGAVVRTLLEDQLFAWQQNKSDKHIQLERLKMFMLAAGVPLMKSSQGPINLLEDENWLTTLALQLWYFTAPTSSITDAVLAYDKYFQADECYAVPPKPSYKQAPYSSQTEVYDLRYHLLQLYSKRVHSLEQTLNPITHTDDPMDFRLSWLLLQALEALGYGHCSELAEAKLHVDFASQLENDSLWHWAIFVQLHIKDRNQRERAVQQTLQRCVSVSPKADLSKEEQFVIEQLGIPESWLDYAKALRAGALGHRHLQAKYLLRAKHWVVAHEIIFQYIAPDAIINNNLDYLYSLLSQFECSDDGCVKVPNWTNQGQIFLDYIDISGKFKNIHNVNSLTDIHARWENLKPQLSELCSRISLLPCPTAKHRLCQSEISKSLSCLVHGMCIVSSEFEPSSVLKLAMKRLPMPQEFSTRELGKMLDELLIQIDNLAPFNRILSK, from the exons ATGTTTGGTGGCACTAAACCAACGTTTGGAGCTGGTGCTGGCACCACCGGTTTTGGATCATTTAGCAGCaccccaacagcaacacccTTCGGCCAGTCGGCGTTTGGAAAACCAGCGACGCCTGCTTTCGGTGGCACCAGCGCATTTGGAGCACCGGCTGCTCAGACTTCGTTGTTTGGTAACACTGCGCCCACAACCCAGCCTACTGGTGGTCTCTTTGGCGGCACGACCGGCACTAGTGCTTTCGGCTCCTCAATAACGCAGCCCAACACATTTGGAG ctttttcGCAGCCTCAGCAAAGTTCAAACATATTTGGTACAACACAAGCAGCACCAAATACAAATCTATTCGCGCAGCCCGCTACAAGCGCTTTTGGTGCTGCCAAACCTACCACGCTGGGAATGAGTGGCTTTGGCCAAACAGCCACTGCACAACCAACTACTTCATTGTTTGGACAGCAGGCCGCTGTGACCAGTAGCGCAGGTTTTGGAGCCTTTGGTCAGGCAGCACCAACTACAACAAGTGTTTTTGGTAGTGGCGCCGCATCGGCTTTTGGTCAGCCGCAGAGTCTGCCCGTTGGCGCAACTggtgttgtgggcgtggcaggtgGCGTCAATGCAGGCACGTCTGTGGTTAAGTACCAGCCTACAATTGGCACGGATACACTCATGAAAGGTGGACAGCCTAACAATGTGAACACAAAGCATCACTGCATTACAGCGATGAAAGAGTACGAGCTAAAGTCGTTGGAAGAGCTGCGTATAGAGGATTATGTGAGCAATCGCAAGGGTCCACAGGCAGGCAGCGCACCTGGTGCATTCGGTTTCGGCAGTCCCGCCACAGCCACTCAGCCAGCAACTGGTGGCCTCTTCGGTTCGCCAGCGCAGCCACAACAGCCCGGCGCGGGACTTTTTGGACAAGCCGCCGCTGAGAACAAAAGTCTCTTTGGAACCTCCGCGTTTGGACAGCCTGCCACTGGGAGTGCTTTTGGTGCACCCGcacagcaaaacaattttatgcagaAGCCATTTGgagccacaacaacaagtgccTTTGGCGCGCCTACTAATGACGCTTCAAATCCGTTTGGGGCGAAACCTGTGGGCTTTGGACAGCCTGGCGGCGGTCTGTTTGGACAGCCTGCTACAAGTGCTGCGCCCGCTTTTGGACAAACCAACACTGGATTTGGCGGCTTTGGCAGCACGGCAGCTGCTCCTCAACAACAAACGTCACTGTTTGGCCAAACAAATGCTACAGATCCCAACAAGCCTGCCTTTGGCTTAGGAGCTGCCGTTTCTCAGCCAAATACTGGATTCGGTGGCTTTGGAGCGCCGGCTACAAGCACAGCGGGCGGTTTGTTTGGCGCCAAGCCCGTGGCTGCCACTAACTTTGGTGCCACGCCCGCCTTTGGTGCCGCCTCCACAGCTAACACGGGCTTTGGAAACTTCAGCATGACCAACACCAACCCAGGCACTGGCGGTCTCTTCAATTCCAATCTTAATAAGCCACCTACATCGGCTTTCGGCGGCTTTGGCGCTCCGAGTTCGGCGCCGCTTAACTTTAATACTGGCAATACAGGCGGCTCCATTTTTAGTAATGCGGCTAAGCCTGGTGGTGGTCTTTTTGGTGGTGGCGGCGCTACAACGCTTGGCGGAGGTGCTGGCACTACTATTGGTGGAGGACTCTTTGGTGGTAGCACTACCGCCGGCGCCTTTGGCACAGGCACGTCTACGCTGGGTGCTGGCTTTGGCAGTCTAGGCGGCGGTCATAATGCGCTGGGCGGCATGGGCTTAACTGCCACACCTACCCAAGGGCAAACTGTGGTGCCCATACATCAGCAAATACTATCCAAGGTTACATCGCCATATGGAGACTCGCCCATTTTCAAGGATTTAAAACGTAATGAGAATGTAGATGCCACACGAGCCACAAATCCAGCTGCGCAGCAAGCGGTTCTCGAAATGAACAGTAATCAGTTTAAGGTAAACAACAAGGTTAGTCCTGTGGGTGTCCGTGTTAAGGCGCTGGGTAACTCCAAAAACCGCAAGGCCATGTTTGATGGTCTTGAGGAGCTCGATGCCAGCGTTGAGGGCTTCAATCTAAAGCCAAACGCTAAGCGTCTGGTTATAAAGCCGAAGATAAGTGGCGAGTCCATTAATGGCTCCACTAATCTAACGGGACAGACGAGTGCTGCGCGACTTGGGCGTGAATCCTTTACTGGCGCTATACCCAACGAACCTGCGACCAGCGGCTCACCCATTGTGAGCAGCTCCAATGCCCGTGCTGATGTTGATAGCAGTCGACGTGAATCGTGGCTGCATCCCAACAATTTGGCCAAGGTGCGTCAGCATAATCTCCAATCTGGCATAGATCAGGCATCCTCGCCTCTAAACAGCACACTCACTGAGCTAGTGCCACGCAAGGCGATTGAGACCTACAGAACAGGTGCGCCAGCGCGTCTCTCCGTCTCCACAATACCAGAGAATCCATTTGAGGATCAGGGCAGCGTTATTGCCAGACGTGATACGTTTGCCTCAGAGCCTGCCAATGAGAGCACACTCTCTAATCGTTCACAAGATCAAGATGCGCACCTGGCTATTGAGCCAGCTAATGCAAGCACCGCAAATGCAGCTGCCGAGGCTGACGACGACACTGAGAGCGAACCACATCCAACGGGTATTGTGCTGCGTCGTGTAGGCTATTATACCATACCATCTATGGACGATCTTAAGTCCTATTTGGCCGAAGACGGTTCTTGCGTGGTGCCAGATTTCACCATTGGCCGTCAGGGATATGGCAATGTTTATTATGGAAAACAAATGGATGTGGCTGGCCTCAAGCTTGACGAGATTG tGCATTTTCGTAACAAGGAGGTTATTATTTATCCGGACGACGATAACAAGCCACCTATTGGCAGCGGCTTGAACCGTGAGGCGCAAGTGACTTTAGACCAGGTTTGGCCCTTGGATAAGACCAAGCATGAGGCCATTAAGGATGCTCAGCGTCTCCTCGAAATGGACTGGGAAGGCAAACTACGACGAGTTTGCGACAAGAACGAGACCCGCTTCATTGAATACAGACCGGAAACTGGTAGCTGGGTGTTTCGCGTCAAGCACTTTTCCAAATATGGTTTGAACGACAGCGATGAGGACGATGACAACCTGCCCGCCGATCCAAAGAAAGCCAAAATATTGCCGACTAATGCAGCCGACAAAATGTTCTTGACAGCACAACGTCAAGCGCCCAAGACGCACGAGGACTCACTCCGCAGTATGGATGCCAAGGCAAGCAATAGGGCTATGGACAACTCGACAGAGTATATGTTAATGGACAAGACAC GCTTCTTTCAAGCTGGCAGTGGCACAGACTTTTCTATGTTTGATGCACCACGCACTGTGACAAGTCCCACAGCTGCGTTAGCCCGCGAAGTTGTGGGCAATGAGCcgcataaattacaattgatGAAATCATCCTTTTTTGTGGAAGACAATGATAGAGATGATGGGTTCG ACCCACGGCCTGTAATGCCACAACAAATGCCCTTGTTTAATCAGGATCCCAACTTATGGAAGGATCTTGGCGCGTCAGAAACCTCCAGTGAGTACGTACGACCCCGATCCTCATCGGCATCCGTAAACAGCATTCTACGGGAACTGCAATCCGAG ACTTCATCGTTGGCTGAGGAGACAGTCAAGCCGTCTGAAAAAACCACCCAAGTCTTGGCTGTGGATGGCCACAAGGCCATGAATTTTATTGTCAAACCCAAGGTAGCAAcgcttaaagtttttgctgcaacCGTGCCCTTGATGCGCTCAATTGCACATAGTCTATCCGACCGTTGGATGGCTGATCTAGGTTTCTACAAAAGCCGTGGCTTCAAACTAAACTTTGGGCCACGGAACACGATTATTGTGCCCAACACATTGAACAACTTGCGCACTCTGCATGAAG GCACTGGAGCGTCAACCGCACTGGTATTTAAGCCGCGTGCCGAAAATGATTTTTCACCTCAGCGACTGCagctaatgcaattaaatgctgttAATGCTTATGCTAATTTTCACGAGAGCATTGTGCCGCATTTGGAGGTGCATCTTAGCGGCTGCGAGTCGATAAAAGTCGAGGGCAGCGAGTGTCCTTGGCTGCATGCGGGTGACGGCACTCAGCTGGTGGCCAAACATCTCGCAGAGGCTGTAAGGCAGACCAGCACCGGCATGATGGCCAGCTATTCAGTCTCTGTGTGGTCGCTTATGTTTGCGCTGTGGGGCGAGCACGACGAGATAGTAGATCGTGATAGCGATTCTCACTTTGTGGTCATGTGTCGGCGCAATCTGCTGTCGGAGTGGCTAGAGAACACTCTAGTCAGCAAAGAGCTGCTGACAAAGAAGATCAATACCAACAGCTATCTTAGTCACATGCTAGATCTGTTGAGCTGCCATCGCGTAACTGAAGCCTGTGAACTGGCCTTTAAGTATGATGATGCTAACTTGGCCTTGATACTGGCGCAGCTAGGATCCGGCGCTGTAGTACGCACCCTGCTCGAGGACCAGCTCTTTGCctggcaacaaaataaatctgATAAACACATACAGCTGGAACGTCTCAAGATGTTCATGTTGGCAGCTGGTGTGCCGCTCATGAAGTCCTCTCAGGGTCCCATAAATCTGCTGGAGGACGAAAATTGGCTAACCACTTTGGCTCTGCAGCTTTGGTACTTTACCGCGCCCACCTCCAGCATAACCGATGCTGTGCTGGCGTATGATAAGTATTTCCAAGCTGATGAATGCTATGCCGTCCCACCAAAGCCAAGCTACAAACAAGCGCCCTACAGCAGCCAGACTGAGGTCTATGACTTACGCTATCATCTGCTGCAGCTCTACTCGAAACGCGTGCACTCTTTGGAGCAGACTTTGAACCCGATTACACACACCGACGATCCAATGGACTTTCGCCTAAg CTGGCTGTTGCTACAGGCATTGGAGGCGTTGGGTTATGGCCACTGCAGTGAGCTGGCGGAAGCAAAACTGCATGTAGACTTTGCCAGCCAGCTGGAGAACGATAGCTTGTGGCATTGGGCCATCTTTGTGCAGCTGCACATTAAGGATCGCAATCAGCGTGAACGCGCTGTTCAGCAAACATTACAGCGTTGTGTTAGCGTATCGCCCAAAGCGGATCTCAGTAAAGAGGAACAGTTTGTCATTGAACAGCTGGGGATACCCGAGTCGTGGTTGGACTATGCCAAAGCATTGCGAGCTGGTGCCCTGGGTCATCGTCATCTGCAAGCGAAGTATCTACTAAGGGCTAAGCACTGGGTCGTGGCACATGAGATTATCTTTCAGTATATTGCGCCCGATGCCATTATTAACA ACAATTTGGATTATTTGTATAGCTTGCTGAGTCAGTTTGAGTGCTCGGACGATGGATGCGTAAAGGTGCCCAATTGGACAAACCAGGGCCAGATATTCCTTGACTATATAGACATCAGCGGGAAGTTTAAGAACATTCACAATGTAAACAGCTTAACAGATATACATGCGCGTTGGGAGAATCTGAAGCCGCAACTAAGCGAACTCTGCTCACGTATTAGCCTGTTGCCTTGCCCAACAGCGAAGCATCGTCTATGCCAAAGCGAGATTTCTAAGAGCCTCAGCTGTCTGGTGCACGGCATGTGCATTGTCTCATCAGAATTTGAACCCAGCTCTGTTTTAAAATTGGCTATGAAGCGCTTACCCATGCCCCAGGAGTTCTCTACTAGAGAACTGGGCAAAATGCTCGATGAGCTCCTAATCCAGATTGACAATCTGGCGCCGTTCAATAGgattttaagtaaataa
- the LOC108603344 gene encoding uncharacterized protein C11D3.03c: MANPSPASWCGRGQKPREYAKHDPIICYDKPEASVVSKEEYDGKRYDALTGDVLQTLIVPKREARTWTMQKGDLCRITVHEGSQVGDVNFWNLENTQERFYSGKTRQLHAAHLKVYDRLWSCLPYLRPMATFVFDTMADYGIDDDGGALHDVIGTRCDDYTYKLITGKHRVGSCHSSLVKAVVEERGMTEQDVHDVWNIFMCTGFTKDTQQYFCKPSPAKKGDFIEFIADMNLLVGLSACPQGDVSIPVGAEVPDENCHPLKVEVFRKK, encoded by the exons ATGGCCAATCCCAGTCCTGCTTCCTGGTGTGGGCGTGGACAGAAGCCACGCGAGTACGCTAAGCACGATCCCATTATTTGCTATGATAAACCTGAGGCATCGGTTGTTTCCAAAGAGGAGTACGAT GGTAAGCGTTACGACGCATTGACTGGAGATGTGCTTCAGACTTTGATAGTTCCCAAGCGGGAAGCACGCACCTGGACCATGCAAAAGGGTGATCTTTGTCGCATCACTGTCCATGAGGGCTCACAGGTGGGCGATGTCAATTTCTGGAATTTAGAGAACACTCAAGAGCGGTTCTACTCGGGCAAAACGCGCCAACTGCATGCGGCACACTTAAAGGTTTATGATAGACTGTGGAGCTGCTTGCCGTATCTGCGTCCCATGGCCACTTTTGTGTTTGATACAATGGCCGACTATGGTATAGATGATGATGGAGGTGCACTACATGATGTAATTGGCACACGTTGTGATGATTACACTTACAAGCTTATAACTGGGAAGCACCGTGTCGGTAGCTGCCACAGTTCATTAGTAAAAGCTGTTGTGGAGGAGCGTGGCATGACCGAACAGGATGTGCATGATGTATGGAATATATTCATGTGCACTGGCTTCACCAAGGACACACAGCAATATTTCTGTAAGCCTAGTCCAGCGAAGAAGGGtgattttattgaatttattgcggATATGAATTTATTGGTGGGTCTAAGCGCTTGCCCGCAGGGCGATGTCTCCATTCCAGTGGGTGCTGAGGTTCCCGACGAGAATTGTCACCCACTAAAAGTGGAAGTGTTTCGCAAAAAGTAA
- the LOC108603345 gene encoding helicase SKI2W yields MNNIRGEDNHEKLTSYIQNPDISIHDPLPDVLPRKFDELRLLHIPKCPGSTKLIPRRDFVTGEILEFIEVDIEDVGANANNSMSMQREPGLLEEITRGSPMNFPFWPGGFDADTSGQSLEMAKMNVDNFELGDKLLTIPPGFASGHDFALDKTKLEERTPEPTSATNNVNLLENLEQDLDVQQWLQMTRSEAETTDTHVPQRDLKFPAEFKDVDDEIMNSDLKPDVLNISNSTNTFNSDWAEMVDISQPISNFKEQIPCPAMEFPFELDVFQKQAILKLEQRQYVFVAAHTSAGKTVVAEYAIALSKRDLTRTIYTSPIKALSNQKYRDFRKTFKDVGLITGDLQIEPTASCLIMTTEILRSMLYCGSDITRDLEYVIFDEVHYINNPERGHVWEEVIILLPDHVNIIMLSATVPNTMELADWVGSTKKRKVYVISTLKRPVPLMHYLYTGAGGKSRDDIFLLVDAQGKFLQGNYEKAVERKKEMQGKAKPGGPKNYVGSKQDQSTWIGLIDFLKRNNKMPVVAFTLSRNRCDANVAALQSVDLNTAVEKGAVQKFFLQCLAKLKPPDRSIPQVLVLKDALERGIGVHHSGILPILKEIVEMLFQNGLVKLLFATETFAMGVNMPARTVIFDSHKKFDGLEMRNLKPGEYIQMAGRAGRRGHDENGTVILLCKATVPPAMELRPMLLGLPEKLQSQFILRYAVILTCLRIESIKVEDIMQFSFKEFNQKLQLPTQQKLLQLAEAKFATLPTLGEHLEPLIYFYDKSVEYWKEKHRIMKFIATQAKIQKELKIGRVIVITQNKHYNKLAILLNVKSVPGKDTVFKVLVLDHQFKSTDSEQPNRGDLYYKILSLTPQHKFFHPEGINGHTILDIKATEIVNITKSTIKVDADVIIRNWEQRQIERFKDTPPGASVVKIVTELYQLNEAYNANPESIKFINMSKEINVNAESEVAMINYVDHLGRQVGSVLPHTNIAGFEQEFAKVYERRMLEIHIEELRFKNSAKNLTLYPDYCNKLQVLRALNYIDELNEVTLKGKVACEMGQNELLITELILCNMFNDLEPAEIAALLSGLVFQAKIQGQPTIPEPLKECVAAFEQINDTILAEEQRCQAAIEAESNLNFGLLEVVYEWAKNKPFAEIMKLTEVQEGIIVRCIQQLDETLRDVKTAAIRIGNPGLQSKMEEASTAIKRDIVFTASLYTEL; encoded by the exons aTGAATAACATACGCGGCGAAGACAACCATGAGAAACTTACGAGCTATATACAAAATCCAGACATATCAATACATGATCCGTTACCAGATGTGCTGCCACGTAAATTTGATGAGCTACGCCTGTTGCACATTCCCAAGTGCCCTGGCAGCACAAAGCTGATACCACGTAGAGACTTCGTGACCGGCGAAATACTCGAGTTTATTGAGGTGGACATAGAAGACGTGGGTGCCAATGCCAATAACTCGATGTCCATGCAACGAGAGCCCGGCCTTTTGGAGGAGATAACACGTGGTTCACCGATGAACTTTCCTTTCTGGCCTGGTGGCTTTGATGCCGACACTAGTGGACAGTCGCTGGAAATGGCCAAAATGAATGTTGATAACTTTGAGTTGGGCGATAAGTTGCTAACGATTCCGCCGGGCTTTGCAAGTGGGCATGACTTTGCGTTGGACAAAACAAAGCTTGAGGAACGAACGCCTGAGCCAACATCAGCTACAAACAATGTGAATTTGCTAGAGAACTTGGAGCAGGACTTGGATGTACAGCAATGGCTGCAAATGACACGTAGCGAAGCTGAAACAACGGATACACATGTACCACAACGAGACCTGAAATTTCCGGCAGAGTTCAAAGACGTTGATGATGAGATAATGAATTCTGATCTCAAACCTGATGTGTTAAATATATCCAACAGCACAAACACCTTTAACAGCGACTGGGCCGAAATGGTGGATATTAGCCAGCCTATATCAAACTTTAAGGAACAGATACCCTGTCCCGCTATGGAATTCCCCTTCGAACTTGACGTCTTCCAGAAGCAGGCAATACTCAAGCTGGAACAAAGGCAGTATGTCTTCGTCGCCGCTCACACATCAGCTGGCAAAACTGTTGTTGCCGAGTACGCCATAGCGCTGTCCAAGCGGGATTTGACGCGCACTATTTACACATCGCCAATTAAGGCGTTGTCTAATCAAAAGTATCGTGACTTTCGCAAGACTTTTAAGGATGTCGGCTTGATTACAGGAGATTTGCAAATTGAACCTACCGCCTCCTGCTTAATTATGACCACAGAGATTTTGCGCTCTATGCTTTACTGTGGCAGTGACATTACACGTGATCTGGAGTACGTAATTTTTGACGAAGTTCACTATATAAACAATCCAGAGCGTGGACATGTATGGGAAGAGGTCATTATATTACTGCCCGATCATGTGAACATCATCATGTTAAGTGCCACCGTCCCCAACACCATGGAACTTGCCGACTGGGTGGGCAGCACTAAGAAGCGTAAAGTGTATGTTATAAGCACGCTTAAGCGCCCTGTCCCGTTAATGCACTACCTCTACACAGGTGCCGGTGGCAAGAGTCGTGACGATATATTTTTGCTGGTAGATGCCCAAGGCAAGTTTCTACAAGGAAACTATGAAAAGGCAGTAGAGCGTAAGAAGGAGATGCAAGGCAAGGCCAAGCCGGGTGGTCCCAAAAACTATGTGGGTAGCAAGCAGGATCAGTCCACCTGGATTGGACTCATCGACTTTCTCAAGCGAAATAACAAGATGCCTGTAGTGGCATTCACGCTCTCCCGTAACCGCTGCGATGCCAATGTGGCCGCACTGCAGTCTGTCGATCTCAATACGGCCGTAGAGAAGGGCGCTGTGCAAAAGTTCTTTTTGCAGTGTCTGGCCAAGCTAAAACCACCGGATCGCAGCATACCACAAGTGCTGGTGCTCAAGGATGCGTTGGAGCGTGGCATTGGAGTACATCACAGCGGTATATTACCCATACTCAAGGAAATTGTGGAGATGCTGTTCCAGAATGGTCTCGTTAAACTGCTCTTTGCGACAGAAACCTTTGCCATGGGCGTTAACATGCCCGCCCGAACGGTTATCTTTGACTCTCACAAGAAATTTGATGGCTTGGAGATGCGTAACCTCAAGCCAGGCGAATACATTCAAATGGCTGGACGTGCTGGTCGTCGTGGTCATGATGAGAACGGCACcgttattttgctttgcaaagCCACCGTTCCCCCGGCAATGGAGTTACGCCCCATGCTGCTGGGCCTGCCTGAGAAACTGCAATCGCAGTTTATATTACGTTATGCGGTAATCCTTACGTGTCTGCGCATTGAGAGCATAAAAGTGGAGGACATTATGCAGTTCAGCTTTAAAGAGTTTAATCAGAAACTACAGCTGCCCACTCAGCAAAAGCTACTGCAACTGGCTGAAGCCAAGTTTGCGACACTGCCTACGCTGGGCGAGCATCTGGAGCCGCTTATCTATTTTTACGACAAATCCGTGGAGTACTGGAAAGAGAAGCATCGGATAATG AAATTTATCGCCACACAGGCAAAGATCCAAAAGGAATTAAAAATTGGGCGTGTGATTGTCATTACCCAAAACAAGCACTATAATAAGCTGGCCATATTGCTTAATGTCAAGTCAGTGCCGGGCAAGGATACCGTGTTCAAGGTATTGGTGCTGGATCATCAGTTTAAGAGCACCGATAGTGAGCAGCCGAATCGTGGTGATCTTTACTATAAAATACTTTCGCTGACACCGCAGCATAAATTTTTCCATCCCGAGGGCATAAATGGACATACGATTCTGGACATAAAAGCCACagaaattgtaaatataaccAAGTCCACTATAAAGGTAGATGCGGATGTTATCATACGAAATTGGGAGCAGCGTCAGATAGAGCGGTTCAAAGATACACCGCCAGGTGCCAGTGTGGTTAAAATTGTCACTGAGCTCTATCAACTCAATGAGGCATACAATGCCAATCCAGAAAGCATTAAGTTCATCAACATGTCTAAGGagataaatgtaaatgcagaGAGTGAAGTTGCCATGATTAACTACGTGGATCATCTCGGACGCCAAGTGGGCAGCGTGTTGCCGCATACAAATATTGCGGGCTTTGAACAGGAGTTTGCTAAGGTGTACGAGCGTCGCATGTTGGAGATACACATTGAAGAGCTGCGCTTTAAGAACTCAGCCAAGAATCTAACGTTATATCCAGACTactgcaacaagctgcaagtATTACGCGCCTTGAACTATATTGATGAGCTCAATGAGGTCACGCTCAAGGGCAAGGTGGCCTGCGAAATGGGCCAAAACGAATTGCTCATCACCGAACTTATACTCTGCAACATGTTCAACGATCTAGAGCCAGCTGAGATAGCAGCGCTGTTGTCAGGGCTGGTGTTTCAGGCAAAGATTCAGGGGCAGCCTACCATACCTGAGCCGCTCAAGGAGTGTGTGGCTGCATTTGAGCAAATCAACGACACCATACTAGCGGAGGAGCAACGCTGTCAGGCAGCCATTGAGGCAGAAAGTAATCTTAACTTTGGCTTGCTCGAGGTTGTCTATGAGTGGGCCAAAAACAAG CCCTTTGCCGAAATCATGAAGCTTACCGAAGTACAGGAGGGGATTATTGTGCGTTGCATACAGCAGTTAGATGAGACATTACGTGATGtgaaaacagcagcaatacgCATTGGCAATCCTGGACTGCAGTCAAAGATGGAAGAGGCATCCACGGCCATTAAGCGTGATATTGTATTCACAGCCAGTTTGTATACTGAACTGTAA
- the LOC108603348 gene encoding dnaJ homolog subfamily C member 8, with protein sequence MSSSLSKDQASTSKESFDDFYTEVKEIEKRDSVLTPTQQIDRLLRPGSTYFNLNPFEVLQIEPDVEVADIKKRYRTLSILVHPDKNPDNQERAQNAFDIVARSWKILENDLTRKKCLDVYEEAKGRTDHMIAEKRKKLKKEGRPMEPILEDDPAKYKHAIYVMVMKLFADMERRRQKLDQRDQEERKRKRETEIEEEERIKADREWQQNFEESRQSRVNSWHDFQSGASKSKKTKKQKHMTGMMVPPKFKPETR encoded by the exons atGTCATCTTCATTATCAAAAGACCAAGCCAGCACCTCAAAGGAATCATTCGATGATTTCTACACTGAA GtgaaagaaattgaaaaacgCGATTCAGTACTAACTCCTACTCAACAAATTGATCGTTTACTTCGTCCAGGTTCCACATACTTCAATCTTAATCCTTTTGAGGTGCTGCAGATTGAGCCCGACGTCGAGGTGGCCGACATAAAAAAACGCTATCGCACGCTGTCCATACTAGTGCATCCGGACAAAAATCCCGACAACCAAGAACGCGCTCAAAATGCATTCGACATAGTTGCACGATCCTGGAAAATATTGGAAAATGATCTGACGCGCAAGAAATGTCTGGACGTATATGAAGAAGCCAAGGGACGCACAGATCACATG ATTGCCGAAAAAcgtaaaaagcttaaaaaggAGGGAAGACCCATGGAACCAATACTAGAGGATGATCCAGCGAAATACAAACATGCAATTTATGTTATGGTCATGAAACTTTTTGCTGATATGGAGCGGCGACGACAAAAGCTCGATCAGCGTGATCAGGAGGAACGCAAACGAAAGCGCGAAACTGAAATTGAAGAAGAGGAACGCATAAAAGCGGATCGCGAATGGCAACAAAACTTTGAAGAATCTCGTCAGAGCCGTGTCAACAGTTGGCATGACTTCCAGTCTGgcgcaagcaaatcaaagaaaacaaagaaacaaaagcacaTGACTGGCATGATGGTGCCTCCAAAATTTAAGCCTGAGACGCGATGA